A window of the Ardenticatenales bacterium genome harbors these coding sequences:
- a CDS encoding acyl-CoA thioesterase: MQGKRISQSCVTMTQLMGPGSANTLGNVHGGLIMKLCDEAGGMAATKHAQRPAVTVAVDSMTFLSPVQIGDLLTVMAEVDWVGRTSMEVRVVVTAENVLSGTVTHTNTAFFVYVALDENGRPTPVPPLVLETAEEQARFERGAARQTHRLRQRHHL, translated from the coding sequence ATGCAAGGAAAACGAATCAGCCAATCCTGCGTCACCATGACCCAATTGATGGGTCCCGGCAGCGCCAACACATTGGGCAACGTCCACGGCGGCCTGATCATGAAGCTCTGCGACGAGGCCGGCGGCATGGCCGCCACCAAACACGCCCAACGCCCCGCCGTCACCGTAGCCGTCGATTCCATGACCTTCCTCTCCCCCGTGCAAATCGGCGACCTGCTCACCGTCATGGCCGAAGTTGACTGGGTCGGACGCACCTCCATGGAAGTGCGCGTCGTCGTCACGGCGGAAAACGTCCTCTCAGGAACGGTCACGCACACCAACACCGCCTTTTTCGTCTACGTCGCCCTGGACGAGAACGGACGCCCCACCCCCGTGCCGCCGCTTGTGCTGGAAACGGCGGAAGAACAGGCCCGCTTTGAGCGCGGCGCAGCCCGACAAACCCACCGTCTGCGGCAGCGGCATCATCTATGA
- a CDS encoding 50S ribosomal protein L25 produces MSEQFMIDAQPRAVVGKKVKQLRREGIIPAVIYGQDSVTNIQVNDLEVRRVLRKAGSNDLINVNVDGAQRTTLVREVQKHAVRGDLLHIDFLEVNMRETLTTEVALMMTGTAKPVKDGLGLVTQMLHTMEIECLPDALVSEIEFDAGMIATPDDFIHVRDLPRPKGVTFLADPDTLVATFEYSQAEAEEGAEAETSFLPAADMVEVIKKGKVEDEF; encoded by the coding sequence ATGTCTGAGCAATTTATGATTGATGCCCAACCACGCGCCGTTGTGGGCAAAAAGGTGAAGCAACTCCGCCGCGAGGGAATTATTCCCGCGGTGATCTACGGTCAGGATTCCGTGACCAATATCCAGGTAAATGACCTGGAGGTGCGCCGCGTGCTGCGCAAGGCGGGGTCGAATGACTTGATCAACGTGAACGTTGATGGTGCACAGCGAACCACGTTGGTGCGCGAGGTGCAAAAGCATGCTGTTCGTGGTGATTTGCTGCATATTGACTTTTTGGAAGTTAATATGCGCGAAACGCTGACCACGGAAGTGGCCTTGATGATGACGGGCACGGCCAAGCCGGTGAAGGATGGCCTGGGGTTGGTAACGCAGATGCTGCACACGATGGAAATTGAATGTCTCCCGGATGCGTTGGTGTCGGAGATTGAGTTTGATGCCGGCATGATCGCCACCCCCGACGACTTCATCCACGTCAGAGACCTCCCCCGCCCCAAAGGCGTCACCTTCCTCGCCGACCCGGACACGCTGGTGGCTACCTTTGAATACAGCCAGGCAGAAGCGGAAGAAGGGGCAGAGGCGGAGACCTCCTTCCTGCCTGCCGCCGACATGGTGGAAGTGATCAAGAAGGGCAAAGTGGAAGACGAGTTTTAG
- a CDS encoding O-antigen ligase family protein — protein MNPSPQAIRARRLTLLLLFVSLCALLAVGARQRQRAFLTRGIPDAPPPPILGAGVQPGLNVSLDPYEGADLAEQLAGIRRLGITAIKQSFYHTPDFDWTATDHLLQAAQNAGITLTPLLDGNPATHFAPPADPRTFAAWAGQFAARYADQLDAYIIWDEPNITSHWGGQPVNAAAYAALLSAAAVAIRQSDPTALIVAAPLAPTIETGPYNLADPLYLQLLYEEGAADAFDVVAAKPYGFDSGPDDRAVDINVTNFSRVILLREVMARNGDAGKAIWAGNWGWNSLPPGWTGDDSIWGQVDEATRAEWTAAALTRARREWPWMGIMFLENWQPDAAPDDAHWGFSVAGRPTAAALQAWRQAAPTAVAYPGFHLSRADGPGQQYAGAWRFSPMFGADAPNTGEAADPAANAAVFQFWGTDVALRVRRADFRARFFVTIDGVPANALPRDEEGRATLILTAADPAADYVANEVVARGLPAGPHTLRLEPYRGWDQWALHGFSVLYRPAAGGYWWGQGALVGLAAAAALGAVVVGRGADWGGWSASWRRRWQALSQRGQLWVTGVTAALVALSGWLTWGEQSAGIYRRLGDIPQLALTAAAASTFYVAPSLFIYLGALVLLFLLITFRPAWGLALVAFSLPWAVKPKLMLGYRFSPVEIFILVTAAALLIARAGQFVARARQNPAQTLPRPRLPRLTLPDGAVLLLTLVATLSIPFSSRQDVAWNEWRVVIVEPALFYLMLRSTRLQEREWWALLDAFVLGGVVIALIGLGQYALGSNLITAEEGLMRLRATYGSPNNVALYLGRVWPLLLAMGLLGTSTRRRRGYVLALLPVGLAWLLTFSKGGLFLGMPASLLILFTLWQRQRRRRAWPWILAALLCGLLALLVAFQFPALAARLNPQGETGFLRLNLWRASLNMARDHPWIGVGLDNFLYQYRGRYIFDAAWREPNLNHPHNIFLDFATRLGLPGLLAGGLLFFAFARLLLAHLRHGVARPWLPVLLGIYAALAYSLAHGLVDHSFFLTDLAAACYFLLALAAALPAGERT, from the coding sequence ATGAATCCTTCTCCCCAGGCCATTCGCGCCCGCCGGCTTACTCTGCTCCTCCTGTTTGTTTCCCTCTGCGCCCTGCTTGCCGTGGGCGCGCGGCAGCGGCAACGCGCCTTCCTCACGCGCGGCATCCCGGACGCGCCGCCGCCACCCATTTTGGGCGCGGGTGTGCAGCCTGGCCTCAACGTTTCGCTTGACCCGTATGAGGGGGCGGATTTGGCGGAGCAACTGGCCGGCATTCGCCGCCTGGGCATCACCGCGATCAAACAATCCTTCTACCACACGCCCGATTTCGATTGGACCGCCACGGACCACCTGTTGCAAGCCGCGCAAAATGCCGGCATCACCCTCACCCCCCTGCTCGACGGCAACCCCGCCACCCACTTCGCCCCTCCCGCCGACCCACGCACCTTCGCCGCCTGGGCCGGCCAGTTTGCCGCCCGCTACGCCGACCAACTTGACGCCTACATCATCTGGGACGAACCCAACATCACCAGCCATTGGGGCGGGCAACCCGTCAACGCCGCCGCCTACGCCGCCCTGCTCTCCGCCGCCGCCGTTGCCATTCGCCAATCGGACCCCACCGCCCTCATCGTGGCCGCGCCGCTGGCCCCCACCATCGAAACGGGGCCATACAACCTGGCGGACCCGCTCTACCTGCAACTTTTATATGAAGAGGGCGCGGCCGACGCCTTCGACGTGGTTGCCGCCAAGCCGTATGGCTTCGACAGCGGGCCGGACGACCGCGCGGTGGACATCAACGTCACCAATTTCAGCCGCGTCATCTTGCTGCGGGAGGTGATGGCGCGAAATGGGGACGCGGGTAAGGCGATCTGGGCCGGGAATTGGGGGTGGAACAGCCTGCCCCCCGGCTGGACGGGCGACGACTCCATTTGGGGGCAGGTGGATGAAGCGACACGGGCGGAATGGACGGCGGCGGCGCTTACCCGCGCCCGCCGCGAGTGGCCCTGGATGGGCATCATGTTTCTGGAGAACTGGCAGCCGGATGCCGCGCCGGATGACGCCCACTGGGGGTTTAGCGTCGCCGGTCGCCCCACGGCGGCGGCGCTGCAAGCCTGGCGGCAGGCCGCGCCCACCGCCGTGGCCTATCCTGGTTTCCATCTGTCACGGGCGGATGGTCCCGGCCAGCAGTACGCGGGGGCGTGGCGTTTTTCGCCCATGTTTGGCGCGGACGCGCCGAATACGGGGGAGGCGGCGGACCCGGCGGCGAATGCGGCTGTGTTTCAGTTTTGGGGGACGGATGTGGCTTTGCGTGTGCGCCGCGCCGACTTTCGCGCCCGTTTTTTCGTGACCATCGACGGCGTGCCGGCAAATGCGCTGCCCCGCGATGAAGAAGGACGGGCGACCCTCATCCTCACAGCGGCGGACCCGGCGGCGGATTATGTGGCGAATGAGGTGGTAGCCCGCGGTTTGCCGGCAGGGCCGCACACCCTGCGCCTGGAACCGTATCGCGGTTGGGACCAGTGGGCGCTGCACGGGTTTAGCGTGCTGTATCGCCCGGCGGCGGGTGGGTACTGGTGGGGGCAGGGGGCGTTGGTCGGCCTGGCGGCGGCGGCGGCATTGGGCGCGGTGGTCGTGGGGCGGGGCGCGGACTGGGGCGGCTGGAGCGCATCCTGGCGGCGGCGCTGGCAAGCACTGTCACAGCGGGGGCAGTTGTGGGTGACGGGGGTGACGGCGGCGCTGGTGGCGTTGTCGGGATGGCTGACGTGGGGGGAGCAAAGTGCCGGCATTTACCGCCGCCTCGGTGACATCCCCCAACTTGCCCTCACCGCCGCTGCCGCTTCCACCTTCTATGTCGCCCCCTCCCTCTTCATCTACCTCGGCGCTCTCGTCCTCCTCTTCCTCCTGATCACCTTCCGTCCCGCCTGGGGACTGGCCCTGGTCGCCTTCAGCCTCCCCTGGGCCGTCAAGCCCAAACTGATGTTGGGCTACCGCTTCTCCCCCGTGGAAATCTTCATCCTCGTCACCGCGGCCGCTTTGCTCATCGCGCGCGCCGGGCAGTTTGTCGCCCGCGCCCGCCAGAACCCGGCGCAGACTCTCCCGCGTCCGCGCCTCCCCCGCCTCACGCTGCCTGATGGGGCCGTCCTCCTGCTCACGCTCGTCGCCACGCTCTCCATCCCCTTCAGCAGCCGCCAGGATGTGGCCTGGAACGAATGGCGCGTGGTAATCGTCGAACCCGCTCTGTTTTACCTCATGCTGCGGAGCACGCGCCTGCAAGAGCGCGAATGGTGGGCGCTGCTGGATGCGTTTGTGTTGGGCGGGGTGGTGATTGCCCTGATCGGGCTGGGGCAGTACGCATTGGGCAGCAATCTGATCACGGCGGAAGAGGGATTGATGCGGTTGCGGGCGACGTATGGCTCGCCCAACAACGTGGCGCTCTATCTGGGGCGGGTGTGGCCGCTGCTGCTGGCGATGGGGCTGCTGGGCACGTCCACGCGGCGACGCCGGGGGTATGTGTTGGCGCTGCTGCCGGTGGGGCTGGCCTGGTTGTTGACGTTTAGCAAGGGTGGATTGTTTTTGGGAATGCCGGCATCTCTCCTCATCCTCTTCACCCTCTGGCAGCGTCAGCGTCGTCGCCGCGCCTGGCCCTGGATACTCGCCGCCCTCTTGTGCGGTCTCCTCGCCCTCCTCGTCGCCTTCCAGTTCCCCGCCCTGGCCGCCCGCCTCAACCCCCAGGGAGAAACCGGATTCTTGCGCCTCAACCTCTGGCGCGCCAGCCTGAACATGGCCCGGGATCATCCCTGGATTGGCGTCGGATTAGACAACTTCCTCTACCAATATCGCGGTCGCTACATCTTCGACGCTGCCTGGCGCGAACCCAACCTGAACCACCCGCATAACATCTTCCTCGACTTCGCTACGCGCCTGGGCTTGCCCGGTCTGCTCGCCGGGGGGCTGTTGTTCTTCGCCTTCGCCCGCCTGCTGCTTGCCCACCTGCGTCACGGCGTCGCCCGCCCCTGGCTGCCCGTCCTCCTCGGCATCTACGCCGCCCTCGCCTATAGCCTCGCTCACGGTCTCGTAGACCACAGCTTCTTCCTCACCGATCTCGCTGCCGCCTGCTACTTCCTCCTGGCTCTGGCCGCGGCCCTGCCCGCCGGGGAAAGAACGTAA
- a CDS encoding DUF348 domain-containing protein: MGRGIRQGARPWLLRIWPILLAGLILIGCARGTPPFAGIESFHITLTADNNTRALTTTATTVRELLADAGISLNPSDEVSPPLFTPLTDGLTVTVVRVRESVVVIERSVPFSRQIVRSEALSADDPPMIIQGGRAGLEELTVRIVYRDGLESERRTTQVTTLEQAQDEIVMVGIGAAAGNVSFAGMLAYISSGNGLILRGSSAFPEQLDIGGGLDGRVFALSPAGDYLLYTRATTETTTFNSLWLIRADRDAVPRALGVDNVLWAGWNPSRIELPQIAFTTAEATDLPPGWEANNDLWIGDVRQNQSLPFQPEQRIEAYPATYGWWGGSYAWSPTGAAIAYSYADEVGYLDLQATDLERGRVRLQRFTEYNTRGDWAWIPTISWSADGRYLVFSNHGGNNADAPAFNIWAADISGRWTVPFVENAGMWTHPQWSPAAASLIAYLQALTPQDSERSSYALWLMDQDGSNRRQIYPQPGENSRFPRDEQFMAWGPTGRDLAFIFNNALYLYNLDSGDAYPLVQDDSVNSHPTWAPYGAAISTNLRPTERLPLPTPDDTREERLPGDNG; encoded by the coding sequence GTGGGAAGAGGCATAAGGCAGGGCGCGCGCCCCTGGCTGCTCCGTATCTGGCCGATCCTTTTGGCCGGTTTGATTTTGATTGGATGCGCCAGGGGGACGCCCCCGTTTGCCGGCATTGAATCTTTCCACATCACCCTCACCGCCGACAACAACACCCGCGCCCTGACCACCACGGCCACCACCGTGCGCGAACTGCTGGCGGATGCCGGCATTTCACTCAACCCATCCGACGAAGTCAGCCCGCCCCTCTTCACCCCCCTCACCGACGGGCTGACCGTCACCGTCGTGCGCGTGCGCGAAAGCGTGGTCGTCATTGAGCGCAGCGTGCCCTTTAGTCGCCAGATTGTGCGCAGCGAAGCCCTGAGCGCCGACGATCCCCCCATGATCATTCAGGGCGGCCGGGCCGGCCTGGAAGAGCTAACGGTGCGCATCGTCTACCGGGATGGCCTGGAGTCGGAGCGGCGCACGACGCAGGTGACGACGCTGGAGCAAGCCCAGGACGAGATTGTGATGGTGGGGATTGGGGCGGCGGCGGGGAATGTGAGCTTTGCCGGCATGCTCGCCTACATCAGCAGCGGCAACGGCCTCATCTTGCGCGGCAGCAGCGCCTTCCCCGAACAACTCGACATCGGCGGCGGCCTCGATGGGCGCGTCTTTGCCCTTTCTCCCGCCGGCGACTACCTCCTCTACACCCGCGCCACCACGGAAACCACCACCTTCAACAGCCTCTGGCTCATTCGCGCCGACCGCGACGCCGTGCCGCGCGCGTTGGGCGTGGACAACGTCCTTTGGGCCGGCTGGAACCCATCCCGCATCGAACTCCCTCAAATCGCCTTTACCACGGCGGAGGCCACCGACCTCCCCCCCGGTTGGGAAGCCAATAACGACCTCTGGATTGGCGACGTGCGCCAGAACCAATCGCTCCCCTTTCAACCAGAGCAGCGGATTGAGGCGTACCCCGCCACCTACGGCTGGTGGGGCGGCAGCTACGCCTGGTCGCCCACGGGCGCGGCCATCGCCTACAGCTACGCGGACGAGGTGGGCTATCTCGACCTGCAAGCGACGGACCTGGAGCGAGGGCGCGTGCGCTTGCAGCGGTTCACGGAGTACAACACGCGCGGCGATTGGGCCTGGATTCCCACGATTTCCTGGTCCGCCGATGGCCGCTATCTCGTTTTTAGCAATCACGGGGGAAATAACGCCGACGCGCCGGCGTTCAACATCTGGGCGGCGGATATAAGTGGGCGCTGGACGGTTCCGTTTGTGGAAAATGCCGGCATGTGGACCCACCCCCAATGGTCTCCCGCCGCCGCCAGCCTCATCGCCTACCTGCAAGCCCTCACCCCCCAGGACAGCGAACGCAGCAGCTACGCCCTGTGGCTCATGGACCAGGATGGTAGCAACCGCCGCCAGATCTACCCGCAACCGGGCGAAAACAGCCGCTTCCCCCGCGACGAACAGTTCATGGCCTGGGGACCAACCGGGCGCGACCTGGCCTTTATCTTCAACAACGCCCTCTACCTCTACAACCTGGACAGCGGCGACGCCTATCCCCTCGTCCAGGACGACAGCGTTAACAGCCATCCCACCTGGGCCCCCTACGGCGCGGCCATCTCCACCAACCTGCGCCCCACCGAACGCCTCCCCCTCCCCACCCCCGACGACACCCGCGAAGAACGCCTGCCGGGCGATAACGGTTGA
- a CDS encoding ATP-binding protein — protein sequence MLEGITKDLRLASFANAGIRQTTMSVAIWIDQLLKPEREGFLIYGGAGSGKTAALEYLRQEINEDEEFGYVLGPFDMGFHEGETLFNNVLADLVTKILDTAAAHPAGPPITRLPDATLNFSPERLAGYVSHALATLSQTGTGRVVLLLDNYDKIPLLVAVRLARHLRAWFDEHKRYFTFVLTAETDLEDLRAGSSVYSPLQNVCTEHLLLGLTEQQTRHLAAQRAAQQGISLTESDQATLWQQTLGSPPLVEALLDTTAQVRKTNSHYTIDDAVAHCLDQYTRFEPLHTATRHIRDLANLDAHGFNPAAVLNGLVHGRLPDAQSRAARLLRIMGTLNWQGENTLTWANPFVQRFFEKSRVGQQMIANWMNRPLSFQEGQLSAQGTVFVSLFIDIAPWLTPMGENSFDEVRGTLDWRKRLREIPSLLPATSDFAYWSAQKKLINLGHDLNLFREQAHQSFMPVYEARVEKLEIDWERQLQRFDESTLNGKPDDRQKAMEVLRQEWQRWDRVRVQFTSDGAAHVVLLRNILEPLPLMQILDELLGLERELLGRDGRLRDLSVQWEIALAILTAFFHQVGKEAQEYLGFVWNEPRVTTMASESLYPLRDRYVVLTLRKLCNCRTGGLRPLKERRLITVEQDLTPLLPSQNGGLAPGSPRYDETYNYGKELACLLEGVMIRKPGVADQSPRLDETGTPEQPILEVGEFPKLKPREIYDMLNADLSSWENELFVASLDNALVVYQTVEKVKDGGESKAEANVDDSPDGVSEGEKSPSRNHDQQPAKKPPDAFCRVCQDWERHQIENLYFPQRTVAYEDYWECMVMGLQYVIELRWATQWIVRQTTRDLGKLADLMELSVEDRDADAVAKLGSRLAMTTRLLSHLRDASIPMYIAGTDFAARKYERIIEVSGLRAKIESAEKNIAAINAFLDHHEDQRSQEAFNRVGVFLAIFAIFVALPSLWVDFGGNLDTSVWHYISTFVSFFFPTLRWRDGIPLPFLLVVTAIILWIATPYLQLPTMWRRASEWVRDLVARIRRR from the coding sequence ATGTTGGAAGGAATAACGAAGGATTTGCGATTGGCTTCTTTTGCGAATGCCGGCATTCGCCAAACCACAATGTCTGTAGCGATATGGATAGACCAGCTTTTGAAACCTGAACGAGAAGGTTTCCTCATATATGGCGGGGCGGGCAGCGGCAAAACTGCTGCCCTGGAATATCTGCGCCAGGAAATCAACGAGGATGAGGAATTTGGTTATGTCTTAGGACCCTTTGATATGGGTTTCCATGAGGGAGAGACACTTTTTAACAACGTGCTGGCTGATCTGGTAACGAAAATACTCGATACAGCGGCAGCACACCCGGCCGGCCCACCCATTACGCGGTTGCCAGACGCTACTCTTAATTTTTCTCCAGAGCGACTGGCCGGTTATGTCAGCCACGCCTTAGCGACACTCAGCCAGACCGGCACGGGGCGGGTGGTTCTGCTGCTGGACAATTACGACAAAATCCCATTGCTAGTAGCCGTACGCCTGGCTCGCCATCTCCGTGCCTGGTTTGACGAACATAAGCGATATTTCACCTTTGTCCTGACGGCGGAAACGGATTTGGAAGACCTCCGTGCCGGCAGCAGCGTTTATTCCCCACTGCAAAATGTCTGTACTGAACATCTTCTCCTGGGGCTGACGGAACAGCAAACACGCCATCTTGCCGCACAGCGTGCCGCACAGCAAGGAATTTCACTCACGGAGAGTGATCAAGCAACTTTGTGGCAGCAAACATTGGGGTCTCCCCCCCTGGTTGAAGCATTGCTAGACACAACAGCCCAGGTTCGTAAGACCAATTCCCATTACACCATTGATGATGCCGTGGCGCATTGTCTGGACCAATATACACGCTTTGAACCACTGCATACCGCAACGCGCCACATCCGAGACCTGGCGAATCTTGATGCTCATGGGTTTAACCCGGCCGCCGTACTAAACGGCCTGGTACATGGTCGCCTGCCCGATGCCCAAAGCCGGGCCGCCAGACTGCTGCGAATCATGGGCACACTGAATTGGCAAGGGGAAAACACATTGACCTGGGCCAACCCGTTTGTGCAGCGTTTTTTTGAGAAAAGCCGGGTGGGGCAACAGATGATCGCCAACTGGATGAACCGTCCGCTTTCTTTTCAAGAAGGACAGTTGAGCGCCCAGGGCACGGTGTTTGTAAGCCTATTCATAGATATTGCCCCCTGGCTAACGCCGATGGGCGAAAATTCTTTTGATGAAGTGCGTGGAACGTTGGATTGGCGCAAGCGGCTGCGTGAGATACCTTCCCTTTTACCCGCGACAAGTGATTTTGCTTACTGGAGTGCTCAGAAAAAGCTGATCAACCTGGGTCATGACCTTAATCTGTTTCGTGAACAAGCACACCAGTCGTTTATGCCTGTATACGAAGCGAGAGTAGAAAAACTGGAGATAGACTGGGAACGACAATTGCAGCGATTTGACGAAAGTACGTTGAATGGCAAACCTGACGACCGACAGAAAGCAATGGAGGTTTTGCGACAGGAGTGGCAGCGTTGGGACAGGGTGCGCGTGCAGTTCACGAGTGATGGTGCGGCGCATGTTGTCCTATTGCGCAATATCCTTGAACCCCTCCCCTTGATGCAAATCCTGGACGAACTGTTGGGCCTGGAGCGGGAACTCTTGGGGCGAGATGGCCGGTTGCGGGATTTGTCCGTGCAATGGGAGATCGCACTGGCCATCCTAACCGCCTTTTTTCATCAAGTTGGCAAAGAAGCGCAAGAATATCTAGGCTTTGTATGGAACGAACCTCGTGTTACTACAATGGCTTCAGAATCCCTATATCCTCTGCGTGATCGTTACGTCGTTTTGACGTTGCGCAAACTTTGCAATTGTCGCACAGGCGGCCTCCGACCTCTCAAAGAGCGCAGGTTGATTACGGTTGAGCAGGATTTGACGCCACTGCTGCCCAGTCAAAATGGGGGTCTTGCGCCTGGCAGCCCAAGGTATGATGAGACCTACAACTATGGCAAGGAACTGGCTTGCTTGCTTGAAGGTGTCATGATCCGCAAACCGGGTGTGGCTGATCAGTCACCGCGACTAGATGAGACTGGCACGCCGGAGCAGCCCATACTTGAAGTCGGGGAATTCCCTAAGTTGAAACCGCGGGAAATCTACGACATGCTGAACGCCGATCTATCTAGTTGGGAAAACGAATTGTTTGTTGCTTCTTTGGATAACGCCCTTGTCGTCTACCAGACGGTAGAGAAGGTAAAGGATGGTGGCGAGTCGAAAGCAGAAGCGAATGTGGATGATTCGCCAGATGGCGTAAGCGAAGGCGAAAAGTCGCCCAGTCGTAATCATGACCAACAACCCGCAAAAAAACCACCAGACGCTTTCTGCCGTGTTTGTCAGGATTGGGAAAGACACCAAATCGAGAATCTCTATTTTCCACAGCGTACTGTCGCTTATGAAGATTACTGGGAATGTATGGTGATGGGGCTGCAATACGTGATCGAATTGCGTTGGGCCACCCAGTGGATCGTGCGACAGACGACAAGGGATTTAGGAAAACTGGCTGACCTGATGGAGCTATCTGTCGAAGACCGTGATGCGGATGCCGTAGCTAAATTAGGTAGTAGATTGGCGATGACAACACGGTTATTATCCCATTTGCGTGATGCTTCGATTCCGATGTATATTGCCGGCACGGATTTCGCCGCCCGAAAATATGAACGCATCATTGAAGTCAGCGGCCTGCGCGCGAAAATAGAAAGCGCCGAGAAAAACATCGCGGCTATCAATGCCTTCTTGGATCACCATGAAGATCAGCGTTCACAAGAAGCCTTTAACCGCGTCGGCGTGTTTCTTGCTATCTTTGCTATTTTTGTGGCCTTGCCCTCCTTATGGGTAGACTTTGGGGGTAATCTTGATACCTCCGTTTGGCATTACATCAGCACCTTCGTGTCCTTCTTTTTCCCAACTCTTCGCTGGCGAGATGGCATCCCTCTTCCTTTTTTATTGGTTGTCACCGCTATTATCCTTTGGATAGCAACCCCTTATTTGCAGTTGCCAACAATGTGGCGTAGAGCCTCCGAATGGGTACGTGACCTGGTAGCACGGATACGAAGACGCTAA
- the acpP gene encoding acyl carrier protein translates to MSNVESRVRGIIVELLGVSEEDVVSSARFREDLEADSLDLVELIMAFEEEFEGEISDEEAQKITTVGEAVSYIATNLV, encoded by the coding sequence ATGAGCAACGTTGAGAGCCGCGTCCGCGGCATCATTGTGGAATTATTGGGTGTGAGTGAAGAAGACGTGGTCTCGTCGGCTCGTTTTCGCGAGGATTTGGAAGCGGATTCGCTGGACCTCGTGGAATTGATTATGGCTTTTGAAGAAGAGTTTGAAGGCGAAATTTCTGACGAAGAGGCCCAGAAAATCACCACAGTCGGCGAGGCGGTTTCGTACATCGCCACCAATCTCGTCTAA
- a CDS encoding DUF2267 domain-containing protein: protein MATTKSISNLEQFYQYVQEAGSLRTPQHARRWSEATLKTLALNLDRGTKKALAHALPSELADALLRIFWLAHFRDQHLPVLKFQKQVANRSGATDAQFARKPVSAVFHGLKALVNDDGLRQRVAQALSPEVRHLWEEA from the coding sequence ATGGCAACGACAAAATCAATCAGCAATCTGGAACAGTTTTATCAATACGTGCAAGAGGCAGGCAGCCTGCGCACGCCCCAACACGCTCGCCGCTGGAGCGAAGCCACCTTGAAGACGCTGGCCCTGAACCTGGACCGCGGCACAAAGAAAGCGTTGGCGCACGCTTTGCCGTCGGAACTGGCGGACGCGCTCCTGCGCATTTTCTGGCTTGCGCATTTCCGTGACCAGCATCTGCCGGTATTGAAATTCCAAAAACAGGTCGCCAACCGCAGCGGGGCCACCGACGCCCAGTTTGCGCGCAAACCCGTTAGCGCCGTCTTCCACGGTCTCAAGGCGCTGGTCAACGACGACGGCTTGCGCCAGCGGGTGGCCCAGGCTTTGTCGCCCGAAGTGAGACATTTGTGGGAAGAGGCATAA